A genomic window from Exiguobacterium acetylicum DSM 20416 includes:
- a CDS encoding 2-oxoglutarate dehydrogenase E1 component encodes MAGHEQDQQAFYGPNLGYIIELYERFLEDKTSVDEETRAYFEEHGAPVTEPVVPMQVETGDFEKYLAANRLAEQIRAKGHLAADIYPLKDHPRETGLFELSQYGLTEADLRKMPVSLVCPEPPTGIQDAYEGIEHLKAQYTGAAAVEFQHVDDLDEKKWLRQKIEQGALTATLDAEQKKQLFKRLAETDLFEKYLHKTYVGQKRFSIEGLDAMVPLLDTIVGHLISNGSETINIGMAHRGRLNVLAHVLGKPYEMIFAEFQHAPNHDLVPSEGSIGITYGLAGDVKYHLGLNRKLEQETRNVRMTLANNPSHLEFVDPVVEGFTRAAQDDRSQKGAPRQEQAAAAAILIHGDAAFPGQGIVAETLNLANLKGYNTGGTIHIIANNTIGFTTEPTDSRSTRYSSDLTKGYEIPVFHVNADEPESCLAVALLASEYRATFKKDVMIDLIGYRRFGHNEMDEPMNTNPVLYDLIHKHDPIRVLYGKTLVANGDATADEIQSIETSINDQMKAAREKVPNVEKEYGGVMPDVVFKGVPTIETGVSIETLTAYNEELLQWPDGFQVFHKLEKVLKRRTDAFSTKNGIDWGHAETLAFASILSDGIPIRLSGQDSERGTFAQRNINLHDVKTGEGFSPLHALSTATASFSVYNSPLSEAGVLGFEYGYNVFAPETLVLWEAQYGDFANSGQVIFDQFISASRAKWGQTSGLVMLLPHGYEGQGPEHSSGRLERFLTLSGEKNWTVANVSSAAQYFHLLRRQAAILGKEEVRPLVVMTPKSLLRHPLATSDVSELTEGSFRRVIEQAGLGEAPDRVKRLVFCSGKMAIDLAEAVSKSDENLDWLQIVRVEELYPFPAKALQEVIARYESVEEMVWVQEEPKNMGAWSFMEPRLETVAPNGIQTVRYIGRRRRSSTAEGDPSGHKVEQARIINDALTATASTPTAPSHVSNHTS; translated from the coding sequence ATGGCAGGCCACGAGCAAGATCAACAAGCATTTTATGGACCAAACCTTGGCTACATTATTGAATTGTACGAGCGTTTTTTAGAAGACAAGACATCCGTTGATGAGGAGACACGTGCGTATTTCGAAGAGCATGGTGCACCCGTGACGGAACCAGTCGTACCGATGCAAGTCGAGACAGGAGATTTCGAAAAATATCTTGCGGCGAATCGTTTAGCGGAACAAATTCGTGCAAAAGGACATCTTGCGGCGGATATCTATCCGCTGAAGGACCATCCGCGAGAAACAGGATTATTCGAATTGAGTCAGTACGGATTGACAGAGGCAGATCTTCGGAAAATGCCAGTCTCACTCGTCTGCCCTGAACCACCAACTGGTATACAGGACGCGTATGAAGGCATCGAACATTTAAAGGCACAGTACACGGGAGCAGCCGCTGTTGAGTTCCAGCATGTCGACGATCTCGATGAAAAGAAATGGCTCCGTCAAAAAATCGAGCAAGGTGCTTTGACAGCGACGCTAGATGCTGAACAAAAGAAACAGTTATTCAAACGCTTGGCTGAAACGGACCTTTTCGAAAAATACTTGCACAAAACATATGTCGGTCAAAAGCGGTTCTCGATTGAGGGACTTGACGCAATGGTGCCATTGCTCGACACGATCGTCGGACACCTCATCTCGAACGGGTCGGAGACGATCAATATCGGAATGGCACACCGTGGACGGTTGAACGTTTTGGCGCACGTACTCGGGAAGCCATATGAAATGATCTTTGCTGAGTTCCAACATGCACCGAACCATGATCTCGTTCCATCTGAAGGCTCGATTGGGATCACGTACGGTTTGGCAGGCGACGTGAAGTATCACCTCGGTTTAAACCGAAAACTCGAGCAAGAGACACGTAACGTCCGGATGACGCTTGCAAACAATCCGTCGCACCTTGAGTTCGTCGACCCAGTCGTTGAAGGCTTCACACGTGCGGCACAAGATGATCGCTCACAAAAAGGGGCACCACGCCAAGAGCAAGCAGCTGCTGCTGCGATCCTCATTCACGGGGATGCAGCGTTCCCAGGTCAAGGAATCGTGGCTGAAACGTTGAATTTAGCGAATCTCAAAGGATATAACACCGGCGGAACGATTCATATCATCGCGAATAACACGATCGGCTTCACAACGGAGCCGACGGACTCCCGTTCGACGCGTTACTCGAGTGATCTTACCAAAGGGTATGAGATCCCAGTCTTCCACGTCAACGCAGATGAGCCGGAAAGCTGTCTCGCTGTCGCGTTACTCGCGAGCGAGTACCGGGCAACGTTTAAGAAGGATGTCATGATTGATTTAATCGGATACCGTCGTTTTGGTCATAACGAAATGGATGAACCGATGAATACGAACCCGGTCTTATATGATTTGATTCATAAACATGATCCAATTCGTGTCTTGTACGGGAAAACGCTTGTCGCGAATGGGGATGCGACAGCTGACGAAATTCAATCGATTGAAACATCGATCAATGATCAGATGAAAGCGGCTCGAGAGAAAGTACCGAACGTCGAGAAAGAGTATGGTGGGGTCATGCCGGATGTCGTCTTTAAAGGCGTACCGACAATCGAGACAGGGGTCTCGATCGAAACACTAACAGCGTACAACGAAGAATTATTACAGTGGCCGGATGGCTTCCAGGTGTTCCATAAACTTGAGAAGGTCCTGAAGCGCCGGACGGATGCGTTCTCGACAAAGAACGGAATTGACTGGGGACATGCCGAAACATTGGCGTTCGCTTCGATTCTCTCAGATGGAATACCCATCCGCTTGAGCGGTCAAGATTCTGAACGAGGAACGTTCGCACAACGGAACATTAATCTTCATGATGTGAAAACAGGAGAAGGCTTCTCGCCACTCCATGCCTTATCAACGGCAACTGCATCATTCTCGGTCTACAACAGTCCGTTGTCTGAAGCAGGTGTACTTGGTTTTGAATACGGTTATAACGTCTTCGCTCCGGAAACGCTCGTATTATGGGAAGCGCAATATGGGGACTTTGCGAACTCAGGTCAAGTCATCTTCGACCAGTTCATCTCAGCTAGCCGCGCGAAATGGGGACAAACGTCAGGTCTCGTCATGTTGCTCCCACATGGTTATGAGGGGCAAGGACCAGAACACTCGAGTGGTCGTTTAGAACGCTTCTTGACGTTATCGGGTGAGAAAAACTGGACGGTCGCGAACGTATCGAGTGCTGCCCAGTACTTCCACTTATTGCGCCGACAAGCAGCGATTCTCGGGAAAGAGGAAGTCCGACCGCTCGTCGTCATGACACCGAAGAGTCTCTTACGTCATCCGCTTGCAACATCCGATGTCTCTGAGTTGACGGAAGGTAGTTTCCGCCGTGTCATCGAACAAGCTGGACTTGGCGAAGCACCAGATCGTGTTAAACGTCTTGTGTTCTGTTCTGGTAAGATGGCAATCGATCTAGCTGAAGCCGTTTCAAAATCAGATGAGAATCTCGATTGGCTACAAATCGTTCGTGTCGAGGAGTTGTATCCATTCCCGGCGAAAGCCTTACAAGAAGTCATCGCGCGCTATGAATCCGTCGAAGAGATGGTCTGGGTGCAAGAAGAACCGAAAAACATGGGGGCGTGGTCCTTCATGGAACCGCGGCTTGAGACAGTTGCGCCGAACGGTATTCAAACCGTCCGTTACATCGGTCGTCGTCGCCGTTCAAGTACAGCAGAAGGTGACCCGTCAGGTCATAAAGTAGAGCAGGCACGTATCATCAATGATGCACTCACAGCGACTGCTTCTACTCCAACAGCACCATCACACGTATCAAATCACACATCATAA
- a CDS encoding amino acid ABC transporter ATP-binding protein, whose protein sequence is MSIIEVKNLKKSFGSNEVLKDINVSIAEKEVVCVIGPSGSGKSTFLRCLNRLEEITGGTVIVDDFDITSPKVDINKVREEVGMVFQHFNLFPHKTVLENVTLAPIKVRKSDKEQAKQRALELLDKVGLREKADNYPGELSGGQKQRVAIARALAMNPKIMLFDEPTSALDPEMVGDVLAVMKQLALEGMTMVVVTHEMGFAREVGDRVLFMDGGYIVEENVPQALFDSPQHERTQSFLSKVL, encoded by the coding sequence ATGAGTATCATTGAAGTAAAGAATCTAAAGAAATCCTTCGGTTCGAATGAAGTCTTAAAAGACATCAACGTCTCGATTGCCGAAAAAGAAGTCGTCTGTGTCATCGGTCCGTCGGGATCTGGGAAAAGTACGTTTTTACGCTGTTTGAATCGATTGGAAGAGATTACAGGTGGCACGGTCATTGTCGATGATTTCGACATTACGAGTCCAAAGGTCGATATTAACAAGGTCCGGGAAGAAGTAGGGATGGTCTTTCAACATTTTAATCTCTTCCCGCATAAAACTGTGTTAGAAAACGTCACGCTCGCACCGATCAAAGTACGTAAATCGGATAAAGAACAGGCGAAACAGCGGGCACTTGAACTCCTTGATAAAGTCGGATTACGTGAAAAAGCGGATAATTATCCAGGTGAATTATCTGGTGGTCAAAAACAACGGGTCGCGATTGCCCGCGCGCTTGCAATGAATCCGAAAATCATGTTGTTTGATGAGCCAACGTCAGCACTTGACCCGGAAATGGTAGGTGACGTGCTTGCCGTCATGAAACAACTTGCTCTTGAAGGCATGACGATGGTCGTCGTGACCCATGAGATGGGATTTGCTCGAGAGGTTGGAGATCGCGTCTTATTCATGGATGGTGGTTATATCGTCGAAGAGAACGTACCACAAGCATTATTTGATTCTCCACAACACGAACGGACGCAATCGTTCCTTAGTAAAGTCTTATGA
- a CDS encoding amino acid ABC transporter permease, whose translation MEVVKTAFPFFLEGLQVTLYIFIIAVIVGFLIGLVVALMRLSPSKILNGIAIVYIDVIRGTPFIVQLFFIYFGLNSLEWLSMDRMYAGILTVAINAGAYFAEIIRAGIQSIDKGQTEAARSLGMTGRQTMVQIILPQAFRRMLPTITNQSIISLKDTSLLSIIGIADLTQQGQVQQSTTFEPFIVWSVVGLMYFVIIYLLSLVAKFLERRFTLR comes from the coding sequence ATGGAAGTGGTCAAAACCGCATTTCCATTTTTCTTGGAAGGGCTTCAAGTCACATTGTATATTTTCATCATCGCGGTCATCGTCGGCTTTCTGATTGGCTTAGTCGTCGCATTGATGCGCTTATCACCATCAAAAATCTTAAACGGGATCGCGATTGTCTATATTGATGTCATTCGCGGAACGCCGTTCATCGTTCAGTTATTCTTCATCTATTTTGGACTTAACTCGCTCGAATGGTTATCGATGGACCGGATGTATGCAGGGATACTGACGGTCGCAATCAATGCCGGTGCTTATTTTGCAGAGATCATTCGAGCTGGTATCCAATCGATTGATAAAGGACAAACAGAAGCTGCACGTTCACTCGGGATGACAGGGCGTCAAACGATGGTGCAGATCATCTTACCGCAAGCATTCCGGCGGATGTTACCAACGATTACGAACCAATCGATCATTAGCTTAAAAGATACATCGTTGTTGTCGATTATCGGCATCGCTGACTTGACGCAACAAGGTCAAGTACAGCAGTCAACGACGTTTGAACCATTCATCGTCTGGTCCGTCGTCGGATTGATGTACTTCGTCATCATTTATCTCTTGTCCTTAGTGGCGAAGTTCTTGGAACGGAGGTTTACATTACGATGA
- a CDS encoding transporter substrate-binding domain-containing protein yields the protein MKKGSILLALLMSCVLVLGACSIGSKEEESSEGKTYKVGIDVTYPPFEYKDGDTYKGIDIDLMKAIAKDQNFKIQFEAMDFSGIIPALQANQLDVAIAGMSITPERKKVVTFSDPYFKAGLILVVKEDENGIKSVNDLKGKKVAVKKGTTGAKYATDNADKLGFTVTQFNDSPAMFQEVKNGNAAALIEDYPVISYANKQQNLGLKLVGDRLNGDNYGIAVLKGENEDLMKKINKGLANLKENGEYDKIVDTYLK from the coding sequence ATGAAAAAAGGGAGTATCTTGCTAGCGCTCTTGATGAGCTGTGTTCTCGTGCTTGGTGCATGTAGCATCGGTTCGAAAGAAGAAGAGTCGTCAGAAGGAAAGACGTATAAGGTCGGCATTGACGTCACGTACCCACCATTTGAATATAAAGATGGGGATACGTACAAGGGAATCGACATTGATCTCATGAAAGCAATCGCGAAGGATCAGAACTTCAAGATTCAATTTGAAGCAATGGACTTTAGCGGTATCATTCCGGCACTTCAAGCCAATCAATTGGACGTTGCCATTGCCGGTATGAGTATTACGCCAGAACGGAAGAAAGTCGTCACATTCTCAGATCCATACTTCAAAGCTGGTCTTATTTTAGTCGTCAAAGAAGATGAGAATGGTATTAAATCCGTCAACGATTTAAAAGGGAAAAAAGTAGCCGTCAAAAAGGGAACGACGGGTGCGAAATATGCAACGGATAACGCAGATAAGCTTGGCTTCACAGTCACACAGTTCAATGACAGCCCAGCGATGTTCCAAGAAGTGAAGAACGGTAACGCAGCAGCCTTGATTGAAGATTATCCTGTCATCTCATATGCAAACAAACAACAAAACCTTGGATTAAAACTTGTCGGAGACCGTCTCAACGGGGACAATTACGGAATCGCTGTCTTAAAAGGTGAGAACGAGGATCTGATGAAGAAAATCAACAAAGGACTTGCGAATCTAAAAGAAAACGGTGAATACGATAAAATCGTTGATACGTATCTGAAATAA